The proteins below are encoded in one region of Streptomyces cyanogenus:
- a CDS encoding class I SAM-dependent methyltransferase has translation MTDGSGARNGAPDGPEGYETYSTPIMAPFVGELLDAVDLCPGDTVLDLACGTGFAARAAAALVGPTGRVRGADHDAEMIRVARERHPRLYPDIEFTVAPADHLPYDTAAFDVVVCQQGAQFFPDLDAVLAEVARVTRPEGRFAATVWAPVDRQPYFLAQQRAVHEYGGPDALRYFARAFAVTAEQLTTGLRTAGYGGTAHREITFGIALPPLDAYARAHLSTLWGGLIRQAGGEDALDQAAALVREQLAGHLADDGTATLPFTAILVTATR, from the coding sequence ATGACAGACGGATCCGGCGCGCGGAACGGCGCGCCCGACGGGCCCGAGGGCTACGAGACCTACTCCACGCCGATCATGGCGCCGTTCGTCGGCGAGCTGCTGGACGCCGTGGACCTGTGCCCCGGGGACACCGTCCTGGACCTCGCCTGCGGCACGGGTTTCGCCGCCCGCGCGGCGGCCGCCCTGGTCGGCCCCACCGGCCGGGTCCGCGGCGCCGACCACGACGCCGAGATGATCCGGGTGGCCCGGGAGCGGCACCCCCGCCTCTACCCGGACATCGAGTTCACGGTGGCCCCCGCCGACCACCTGCCGTACGACACCGCCGCCTTCGACGTGGTCGTCTGCCAGCAGGGCGCCCAGTTCTTCCCCGACCTCGACGCCGTCCTCGCCGAGGTGGCCCGCGTCACCCGCCCCGAGGGCCGCTTCGCGGCGACCGTCTGGGCGCCCGTCGACCGCCAGCCCTACTTCCTCGCCCAGCAGCGAGCCGTCCACGAGTACGGCGGCCCCGACGCGCTCCGCTACTTCGCGCGGGCCTTCGCCGTCACCGCCGAGCAGCTCACCACCGGCCTCCGCACGGCCGGCTACGGCGGCACCGCTCACCGCGAGATCACCTTCGGCATCGCCCTGCCCCCTCTGGACGCGTACGCCCGCGCCCACCTGTCCACCCTCTGGGGCGGCCTGATCAGGCAGGCCGGCGGCGAGGACGCCCTGGACCAGGCCGCCGCCCTGGTCCGTGAGCAACTGGCCGGGCACCTCGCCGACGACGGCACGGCAACGCTTCCGTTCACGGCGATCCTGGTCACGGCCACCCGCTGA
- a CDS encoding MarR family winged helix-turn-helix transcriptional regulator gives MADTPGVTEPTLEEQIAAYQREFQDLDPQVEKIVSALSRLNRRMNVAYGRQTAALGISNAEWEVLKALVLSGAPYRMGPSDLAKRLGLTPAAMTHRIDRMVAEGLVTRERDESNRVRVIVELTPEGREKWLEAMRLATVFEEDLLQDLTPVERAVLGEVLTRLLRRVEHAQPDAGGRLSDLD, from the coding sequence ATGGCCGACACTCCCGGCGTCACCGAGCCGACGCTCGAAGAACAGATCGCCGCCTACCAGCGCGAATTCCAGGACCTGGACCCGCAGGTCGAGAAGATCGTGTCGGCCCTGTCCCGGCTGAACCGCCGCATGAACGTCGCCTACGGCCGCCAGACCGCCGCGCTCGGCATCAGCAACGCCGAGTGGGAGGTCCTCAAGGCACTGGTCCTCTCCGGCGCCCCGTACCGCATGGGCCCGAGCGACCTGGCCAAGCGGCTCGGCCTCACGCCGGCCGCGATGACCCACCGGATCGACCGCATGGTCGCCGAGGGACTGGTCACCCGTGAGAGGGACGAGTCCAACCGCGTCCGGGTGATCGTGGAGCTGACCCCCGAGGGCCGCGAGAAGTGGCTGGAGGCGATGCGCCTGGCGACGGTCTTCGAGGAGGACCTGCTGCAGGACCTCACCCCCGTCGAGCGCGCCGTGCTCGGCGAGGTCCTGACCAGGCTCCTGCGCCGGGTCGAGCACGCCCAGCCGGACGCCGGCGGCCGGCTCAGCGACCTCGATTAA
- a CDS encoding MFS transporter, protein MTRAMGAAMRRIHVGNALSAFGLGFTVPYLYVYVAQVRGLGAMTAGLVLAVFAVAALIVLPFAGRAIVRRGPLPVLLAALVTAALGALSLGLAAGAATVLLSAAALGAGQAVMQPALATMIVDCSSADTRSRAFAMQFFLQNLGLGVGGLIGGHLVDTTRVSSFTLLFAIEAAMFLLLVGVLATVRMPHSPRMEDAPGSSAKGSWKQLFGNRAMVQLCVLGFVLFFACYGQFESGLSAYGVEAAGISTSALGTALAANTLMIVVAQFAVLKLVERRRRSRVIAAVGLIWSVAWLAAGYAGLGHGSQEMATAAFVSTYALFGLGEAMLSPTVAPLVADLAPEGMAGQYNSAFALVKQLALAVGPAVGGPLGAALHGPYIVTFLLFSLGITVLALRLGRQLTAVQDRPWLARGTRVVRRGGAPAEHGAPLAEPR, encoded by the coding sequence GTGACCAGGGCGATGGGCGCAGCGATGCGCCGGATCCACGTGGGCAACGCACTCAGCGCGTTCGGGCTCGGCTTCACCGTCCCCTACCTGTACGTCTACGTGGCGCAGGTCAGGGGTCTGGGAGCCATGACGGCGGGCCTGGTGCTCGCCGTCTTCGCCGTGGCCGCGCTGATCGTGCTGCCGTTCGCCGGGCGGGCGATCGTGCGGCGCGGCCCGCTGCCGGTCCTGCTCGCCGCCCTGGTGACCGCCGCCCTGGGTGCACTGAGCCTCGGCCTGGCGGCCGGTGCCGCGACCGTGCTGCTGTCCGCGGCGGCGCTCGGCGCCGGCCAGGCCGTGATGCAGCCGGCGCTGGCGACGATGATCGTGGACTGCTCCTCTGCGGACACGCGCTCGCGTGCGTTCGCGATGCAGTTCTTCCTGCAGAACCTGGGGCTGGGCGTCGGCGGGCTCATCGGCGGTCATCTCGTCGACACCACGCGGGTCTCCTCCTTCACGCTGCTGTTCGCGATCGAGGCGGCGATGTTCCTGCTGCTGGTCGGCGTGCTGGCGACCGTGCGGATGCCGCACTCGCCGCGGATGGAGGACGCTCCCGGGTCCTCGGCGAAGGGCAGCTGGAAGCAGCTGTTCGGTAACCGGGCGATGGTGCAGCTGTGCGTGCTGGGCTTCGTGCTCTTCTTCGCCTGCTACGGACAGTTCGAGTCGGGGCTGAGCGCGTACGGCGTGGAGGCTGCCGGGATATCCACGTCCGCGCTGGGGACGGCGCTGGCCGCGAACACGCTGATGATCGTGGTCGCCCAGTTCGCCGTGCTGAAGCTCGTGGAGCGGCGCCGCCGGTCCCGGGTCATCGCCGCGGTCGGGCTGATCTGGTCGGTGGCCTGGCTGGCCGCGGGGTACGCGGGGCTCGGGCACGGCAGCCAGGAGATGGCGACGGCCGCGTTCGTGTCGACGTACGCGCTGTTCGGGCTCGGTGAGGCGATGCTGTCGCCGACGGTCGCGCCCCTGGTGGCCGATCTGGCGCCGGAGGGCATGGCCGGGCAGTACAACTCGGCGTTTGCGCTGGTCAAGCAGCTGGCGCTGGCCGTGGGGCCGGCGGTGGGCGGTCCGCTCGGGGCCGCGCTGCACGGGCCGTACATCGTGACCTTCCTGCTCTTCTCGCTGGGGATCACCGTCCTGGCGCTGCGGCTGGGCCGGCAGCTCACCGCCGTACAGGACCGGCCCTGGCTGGCGCGCGGGACCCGGGTGGTCAGGCGGGGCGGTGCGCCCGCGGAGCATGGCGCTCCGCTGGCGGAGCCGCGTTAG
- a CDS encoding ATP-binding SpoIIE family protein phosphatase, producing the protein MNFTRWSARLPGTQRRAVARTETAVTPDRRGEGCVPAARAEQPADGTPPVPAVDELPARDVLDRVPALVALVHGPDHRISYVNDAYTAAFGARPTCAAAREALPELAELGLLPLLDQVLRSGKPRTLKSRKAVDGRSYTFTCTPVAEDGDRDAGVLVFATDVTDHAEAAERLRASERRQRETAVALQRSLLPQELEQPDDLRIAAVYQPGGTEAAVGGDWYDVITLGGGRTALVIGDVMGRGVRAAAVMGQLRTAVRAYARLDLPPHEVLQLLDGLAAEIDANQIATCVYAVHDPNEGRLVYASAGHLPILVRDESGTVSRAAEPTGPPLGTGGWIHASGSIALGPGATAVLYTDGLVERRDEDLDEGIAALEGALAGATGTPQVVCDRLVRSAGVTADHDDDVAVLVLQHPARTGPDGDLFRNAALELLGGVEAAPRARAFASGVLTSWRFPAELHDLGVLATSELVANSLQHGTPPMRLRLRRTDRRLIVEVTDGDDHLPRRRRAEPGDESGRGIAIVATIASNWGCRRTPGGGKAVWCEFVLPKAKH; encoded by the coding sequence CCGCCGTCGACGAACTGCCCGCGCGGGACGTCCTGGACCGCGTCCCGGCCCTCGTCGCCCTCGTCCACGGCCCCGACCACCGCATCTCCTACGTCAACGACGCCTACACGGCGGCCTTCGGCGCCCGCCCCACCTGCGCCGCGGCCCGCGAGGCCCTGCCCGAACTCGCCGAACTCGGCCTGCTCCCGCTGCTCGACCAGGTGCTGCGCAGCGGCAAGCCCCGCACCCTGAAGTCCCGCAAGGCCGTCGACGGCCGCTCGTACACCTTCACCTGCACCCCCGTCGCCGAGGACGGCGACCGCGACGCCGGCGTGCTCGTCTTCGCCACGGACGTCACCGACCACGCCGAGGCCGCCGAACGCCTGCGCGCCAGCGAGCGCCGCCAGCGGGAGACCGCCGTCGCCCTCCAGCGCTCCCTGCTCCCGCAGGAACTCGAACAACCCGACGACCTGCGCATCGCCGCCGTCTACCAGCCCGGCGGCACCGAGGCCGCGGTCGGCGGCGACTGGTACGACGTGATCACCCTCGGCGGCGGCCGCACCGCCCTCGTCATCGGCGACGTCATGGGCCGCGGGGTGCGCGCCGCCGCCGTCATGGGCCAGCTGCGCACCGCCGTCCGCGCCTACGCCCGCCTCGACCTGCCCCCGCACGAGGTGCTCCAGCTGCTCGACGGCCTCGCCGCCGAGATCGACGCCAACCAGATCGCCACCTGCGTCTACGCCGTCCACGACCCCAACGAGGGCCGCCTGGTCTACGCGTCGGCCGGCCACCTGCCGATCCTGGTCCGCGACGAGAGCGGCACGGTGTCCCGCGCCGCGGAGCCCACCGGCCCGCCGCTCGGCACCGGCGGCTGGATCCACGCCTCCGGCTCCATCGCCCTCGGCCCCGGCGCCACCGCCGTGCTCTACACCGACGGCCTGGTCGAACGCCGCGACGAGGACCTGGACGAGGGCATCGCCGCGCTCGAAGGCGCCCTCGCCGGAGCGACCGGCACCCCGCAGGTCGTCTGCGACCGCCTGGTCCGCTCGGCCGGCGTCACCGCCGACCACGACGACGACGTGGCCGTCCTCGTCCTCCAGCACCCGGCGCGTACCGGCCCCGACGGCGACCTCTTCCGCAACGCGGCCCTCGAACTCCTCGGCGGTGTCGAAGCCGCCCCGCGCGCACGTGCCTTCGCCTCCGGTGTCCTCACCAGCTGGCGCTTCCCCGCCGAACTGCACGACCTCGGCGTCCTCGCCACCAGCGAACTGGTCGCCAACAGCCTCCAGCACGGCACCCCGCCCATGCGGCTCCGGCTCCGCCGCACCGACCGCCGCCTGATCGTCGAGGTCACCGACGGCGACGACCACCTGCCGAGGCGCCGCCGCGCCGAACCCGGCGACGAGTCGGGCCGGGGCATCGCGATCGTGGCGACCATCGCCTCCAACTGGGGCTGCCGCCGCACCCCCGGCGGCGGCAAGGCGGTCTGGTGCGAGTTCGTCCTGCCGAAGGCAAAACACTGA